The Xanthomonas indica genome has a segment encoding these proteins:
- a CDS encoding DUF481 domain-containing protein, protein MSRRATLVSAIASLLLSTSPAWAADVATSSAATDPASSPWSGSGELGFASSHGNSTNESLNGRLKGQYVDGDWIHSLDLLALHASAEYTDTNPDGTTTRKRQTTSNRYTGSAGSALQLGEHRQLTASLRYERDDFATYDRLATIGIGYGTRIMDGDRRSIDVQIGPGVRRAHDVVEDRTETGLIGRGLVDFKYGLTSNTELGNTLLVESGAYNTFAQNDLGISVSMNERLALKAGWQARYNSDVSDDKKKTDTLTTMNLVYKFK, encoded by the coding sequence ATGTCCCGCCGCGCCACCCTCGTATCCGCCATCGCCTCGTTGCTGCTGAGCACGTCCCCGGCCTGGGCCGCCGACGTCGCCACCTCGTCGGCAGCCACGGACCCGGCCAGTTCGCCGTGGAGCGGATCGGGCGAACTCGGCTTCGCCTCCTCGCACGGCAACAGCACCAACGAAAGCCTCAATGGCCGGCTCAAGGGCCAGTACGTGGACGGCGACTGGATCCACAGCCTGGACCTGCTCGCCCTGCACGCCAGCGCCGAGTACACCGACACCAATCCGGACGGCACCACCACGCGCAAGCGCCAGACCACCTCCAACCGCTACACCGGCAGCGCCGGCAGCGCGCTGCAGCTCGGCGAACACCGCCAGCTCACCGCCTCGCTGCGCTACGAGCGCGACGACTTCGCCACCTACGACCGCCTGGCCACGATCGGCATCGGCTACGGCACCCGGATCATGGACGGCGACCGCCGCAGCATCGACGTGCAGATCGGTCCCGGCGTGCGCCGCGCCCACGACGTGGTCGAGGACCGCACCGAGACCGGCCTGATCGGCCGCGGCCTGGTCGACTTCAAGTACGGCCTGACCAGCAACACCGAACTGGGCAACACCCTGCTGGTCGAATCCGGCGCGTACAACACCTTCGCGCAGAACGACCTGGGCATCTCGGTGAGCATGAACGAGCGGCTGGCGCTGAAGGCCGGCTGGCAGGCGCGCTACAACAGCGACGTCAGCGACGACAAGAAGAAGACCGATACCTTGACCACCATGAACCTGGTCTACAAGTTCAAGTGA
- the hemC gene encoding hydroxymethylbilane synthase, with amino-acid sequence MKILRIATRKSPLALWQSEHVAACLRRAHPHLDVVLVPMSTRGDEVLDRSLAAIGGKGLFLKELELAMLRGEADCAVHSLKDVPMELDRPFVLPAILPRADPADALISNLYASLDALPLGARVGTSSLRRQAQLRARRPDLELLDLRGNVNTRLAKLDNGGYDGIVLACAGLQRLGLEARITQRLQAPDWLPAPAQGAIAVECREDASAALALFAALDDAPTRRCVEAERAMNRALHGSCHVPVAAFAQWRGDDLLLQGLVGGVADGRLVRAELQRSAQDPDALGQAVAEALLGAGARELLDVDLPV; translated from the coding sequence ATGAAGATCCTGCGCATCGCTACCCGCAAGAGTCCGCTCGCCCTGTGGCAGAGCGAGCATGTCGCCGCCTGCCTGCGCCGCGCGCACCCGCACCTGGACGTGGTGCTGGTGCCGATGAGCACCCGCGGCGACGAAGTCCTGGACCGCTCGCTGGCGGCGATCGGCGGCAAGGGCCTGTTCCTGAAGGAACTGGAGCTGGCGATGCTGCGCGGCGAGGCCGATTGCGCGGTGCATTCGCTCAAGGACGTGCCGATGGAGCTGGACCGGCCGTTCGTGCTGCCGGCGATCCTGCCGCGCGCCGATCCGGCCGATGCGCTGATCTCCAACCTCTACGCCTCGCTGGACGCGCTGCCGCTCGGCGCGCGCGTCGGCACCTCCTCGCTGCGGCGGCAGGCGCAACTGCGCGCGCGGCGCCCGGACCTGGAACTGCTGGACCTGCGCGGCAACGTCAACACGCGCCTGGCCAAGCTCGACAACGGCGGCTACGACGGCATCGTGCTGGCCTGCGCCGGCCTGCAGCGGCTGGGCCTGGAGGCGCGCATCACCCAGCGCCTGCAGGCGCCGGACTGGCTGCCGGCCCCGGCGCAGGGCGCGATCGCGGTGGAATGCCGCGAGGACGCCAGCGCGGCGCTGGCGCTGTTCGCCGCGCTCGACGACGCGCCGACCCGCCGCTGCGTGGAGGCGGAGCGGGCGATGAACCGCGCCCTGCACGGCAGCTGCCACGTGCCGGTGGCCGCCTTCGCGCAATGGCGCGGCGACGACCTGCTGCTGCAGGGCCTGGTCGGCGGCGTCGCCGACGGGCGCCTGGTGCGCGCGGAGCTGCAGCGCAGCGCCCAGGACCCGGACGCCCTGGGCCAGGCCGTGGCCGAGGCCCTGCTGGGCGCCGGCGCGCGCGAATTGCTGGATGTCGATCTGCCGGTCTGA
- a CDS encoding YafY family protein, whose translation MDRYERINALHRLLKSARYPVTVARLQDELGCSRATVYRDLAFLRDALMAPVEGDGEAGFRYESGESDRFELPGLWLSSEELHALLASQQLLARTGGGVLSSVLAPLQQRIESLLAAQAGATHWPVERVRVIPHRGRKLDEASFRTVASAVLERKRLSFDYRARSTDESTKRTVSPQRITHYRDNWYLDAWDHGRDAVRSFAVDRINHARLLDQPAQDVADAELDSQLAASYGIFSGAPKGWATIVFSPKAARWVADEHWHSKQQGRFLADGRYELKVPYSVSRELLMDVLHYGSDAEIVEPRSLREQAKALLSLALSNYSDD comes from the coding sequence ATGGACCGCTACGAACGCATCAACGCACTGCACCGCCTGCTCAAGTCCGCGCGCTACCCGGTGACGGTGGCGCGGCTGCAGGACGAACTGGGCTGCTCCCGCGCCACCGTCTACCGCGATCTGGCCTTCCTGCGCGATGCGCTGATGGCGCCGGTGGAGGGCGACGGCGAGGCCGGCTTCCGCTACGAATCCGGCGAGAGCGACCGTTTCGAGCTGCCGGGGCTGTGGCTGAGTTCGGAGGAACTGCATGCGCTGCTGGCCTCGCAGCAGCTGCTGGCGCGTACCGGCGGCGGGGTGCTGTCCTCGGTGCTGGCGCCGCTGCAGCAGCGCATCGAGAGCCTGCTCGCGGCCCAGGCCGGGGCGACCCATTGGCCGGTGGAACGGGTGCGGGTGATTCCGCATCGCGGCCGCAAGCTCGACGAAGCCAGTTTCCGGACCGTCGCCTCGGCGGTGCTGGAGCGCAAGCGCCTGTCCTTCGACTACCGCGCCCGCTCCACCGACGAATCGACCAAGCGCACGGTGTCGCCGCAGCGCATCACCCACTACCGCGACAACTGGTACCTGGACGCCTGGGACCATGGCCGCGACGCGGTGCGCAGCTTCGCCGTGGACCGCATCAACCATGCGCGCCTGCTCGACCAGCCGGCGCAGGACGTGGCCGACGCCGAGCTGGATTCGCAGCTGGCGGCCAGCTACGGCATCTTCTCCGGTGCGCCCAAGGGCTGGGCCACCATCGTGTTCAGCCCCAAGGCGGCGCGCTGGGTCGCCGACGAGCACTGGCATTCCAAGCAGCAGGGCCGGTTCCTGGCCGACGGCCGCTACGAACTGAAGGTGCCCTACAGCGTCTCGCGCGAACTGCTGATGGACGTGCTGCACTACGGTTCGGATGCCGAGATCGTGGAGCCGCGTTCGCTGCGCGAACAGGCCAAGGCGCTGCTGTCGCTGGCGCTGAGCAACTACAGCGACGATTGA
- a CDS encoding LytTR family DNA-binding domain-containing protein, translating to MKVLIADDEPLARERLRTLLAAHAGVEVVAEADNGMDALHACAAAQPDLVLLDIAMPGLDGLEAARHLATFEPRPAVVFCTAYDAHALSAFEAAAIDYLMKPVRAERLAAALQRARTFMAGRVNGDAAAPAPQRRTHLCARLRGSLRLIPVDDIHYLQAEEKYVVVHHARGEDLIEESLRALEEEFAERFVRIHRNCLVARHELVELRRLGEGQVHAVLRHGKQPLEVSRRCVAQLRKEIHQR from the coding sequence GTGAAGGTGCTGATCGCCGACGACGAACCCCTGGCGCGCGAACGCCTGCGCACGCTGCTGGCCGCGCATGCCGGCGTGGAAGTGGTGGCCGAAGCCGACAACGGCATGGACGCGCTGCACGCCTGCGCCGCCGCGCAGCCGGACCTGGTGCTGCTGGACATCGCCATGCCCGGCCTCGACGGGCTGGAGGCCGCGCGCCACCTGGCCACGTTCGAGCCGCGCCCGGCGGTGGTGTTCTGCACCGCCTACGACGCGCACGCGCTGTCCGCCTTCGAGGCGGCGGCGATCGACTACCTGATGAAACCGGTGCGCGCCGAGCGCCTGGCCGCGGCCCTGCAGCGCGCCCGCACCTTCATGGCCGGCCGCGTCAACGGCGATGCCGCCGCGCCGGCGCCGCAGCGGCGCACCCACCTGTGCGCGCGCCTGCGCGGCAGCCTGCGGCTGATCCCGGTCGACGACATCCACTACCTGCAGGCCGAGGAAAAGTACGTGGTCGTGCACCACGCCCGCGGCGAGGACCTGATCGAGGAATCGCTGCGCGCGCTGGAGGAAGAGTTTGCCGAGCGCTTCGTGCGCATCCACCGCAACTGCCTGGTCGCGCGCCACGAACTGGTGGAGCTGCGCCGGCTCGGCGAGGGCCAGGTGCACGCGGTGCTGCGCCATGGCAAGCAGCCGCTGGAGGTCAGCCGGCGCTGCGTGGCGCAACTGCGCAAGGAGATCCACCAGCGCTGA
- a CDS encoding response regulator, with amino-acid sequence MRATSVSTAILLVEDDQTIRELAAAMLAADGYRVLSAATAQEALEVLERHPDVELIFSDVQMPRCDGLSMVRQLRRRGIVIPALLTSGMHAPEPWMLPAHTGFLPKPYRRTDLLAALDRLQTGR; translated from the coding sequence ATGCGCGCGACATCCGTCTCCACCGCCATTCTTTTGGTGGAGGACGACCAGACGATACGGGAGTTGGCCGCCGCCATGCTGGCCGCCGACGGATACCGGGTGCTGTCGGCGGCGACCGCACAGGAAGCGCTGGAGGTGCTGGAGCGGCACCCGGACGTGGAGTTGATCTTCAGCGACGTGCAGATGCCCCGCTGCGACGGCCTGAGCATGGTGCGTCAACTGCGCCGCCGCGGCATCGTCATCCCCGCCCTGCTCACGTCCGGCATGCATGCGCCGGAACCCTGGATGCTGCCGGCACACACCGGTTTCCTGCCCAAGCCATACCGCCGCACCGACCTGTTGGCGGCGTTGGACCGTCTGCAGACCGGACGCTGA
- a CDS encoding ATP-binding protein has product MTTHAHYRQIVELSHDCIKEVGRDGIVRSINPHGLALLGVSDPADVVGHPWAELWPEDMRSLTRDAFAAALDNEQREFWAQRPSLDGRQRWWHVMVSPLANAAARVESVLVISRDVTQQHQVEQALRALGHLSPVEGEGEGDAIEDADAVALGRRWQAEHSQLRGQLDIALAAQRVAERAMTQAQKGEAIGQMLAGVVHDFNNMLHTAMTSVSMVADHPQRLQPDQRRLLGIANEALQHGAGMTRRLLGFARAHPVKPAWLDLNALVAQMQPLLAQALGGEMRLQLLPCAEVATTYADRSAVEQAVMNLALNARDASRPGDAVTIRCSALEVPPSRAAAMRQPGRYVTLAVSDQGEGMSDEVKSRLFEAYFTTKPEGKGTGLGLAQVYGLVRQAGGFVDVESELGCGTTITLAFPFVPRPLGDEGDDLVLAAE; this is encoded by the coding sequence TTGACCACGCACGCCCACTATCGGCAGATCGTCGAGCTCTCACACGACTGCATCAAGGAAGTCGGCCGCGACGGCATCGTGCGCTCGATCAATCCCCACGGCCTTGCCCTGCTTGGCGTCTCCGATCCTGCCGATGTGGTCGGCCACCCCTGGGCCGAGTTGTGGCCCGAGGACATGCGTTCGCTCACCCGCGATGCCTTCGCCGCGGCGCTGGACAATGAGCAACGCGAATTCTGGGCGCAGCGCCCGTCGCTGGACGGGCGGCAGCGCTGGTGGCACGTGATGGTCAGCCCGCTGGCCAATGCCGCGGCCCGGGTCGAAAGCGTGCTGGTGATCAGCCGCGACGTCACCCAGCAGCACCAGGTCGAACAGGCCCTGCGCGCGCTCGGCCATCTCTCCCCGGTCGAGGGCGAGGGAGAGGGCGACGCCATCGAGGATGCCGATGCCGTCGCGCTGGGGCGTCGCTGGCAGGCCGAGCATTCGCAACTGCGCGGGCAACTGGACATCGCCCTGGCCGCGCAGCGCGTGGCCGAGCGCGCGATGACCCAGGCGCAGAAGGGTGAGGCGATCGGGCAGATGCTCGCCGGCGTGGTCCATGACTTCAACAACATGCTGCATACCGCCATGACCTCGGTGAGCATGGTCGCCGACCATCCGCAGCGCCTGCAGCCGGACCAGCGGCGGCTGCTCGGCATCGCCAACGAGGCCCTGCAGCACGGCGCGGGGATGACCCGGCGCCTGCTCGGCTTCGCCCGCGCGCATCCGGTCAAGCCGGCCTGGCTGGACCTGAACGCGTTGGTGGCGCAGATGCAGCCGCTGCTGGCGCAGGCGCTGGGCGGCGAGATGCGCCTGCAGCTGCTGCCCTGCGCCGAGGTGGCGACGACCTATGCCGACCGCAGCGCGGTCGAGCAGGCGGTGATGAACCTGGCGTTGAATGCGCGCGACGCCAGCCGCCCTGGCGATGCGGTGACGATCCGCTGCAGTGCCCTGGAGGTGCCGCCCTCGCGCGCGGCGGCGATGCGCCAGCCCGGCCGCTACGTGACCCTGGCGGTCAGCGACCAGGGCGAGGGCATGTCCGACGAGGTGAAATCGCGCCTGTTCGAGGCGTACTTCACCACCAAGCCCGAGGGCAAGGGCACCGGGCTGGGCCTGGCCCAGGTCTATGGCCTGGTGCGCCAGGCGGGCGGCTTCGTCGACGTCGAATCGGAACTGGGGTGCGGCACCACCATCACCCTGGCGTTTCCGTTCGTGCCGCGGCCGCTCGGCGACGAGGGCGATGACCTGGTGCTGGCGGCGGAGTAG
- a CDS encoding isochorismatase family cysteine hydrolase, with the protein MISRFDFPGGARLAAAALPVAERIAQVRARFHRRGWPVLFANDNFADWRTDFEGLWTLCADPKQRGARIAACLAPRPQDYYVLKPKHSAFLGSALALLLARLQTTHLLVTGIATDACVLATAIDARMRDFQVQVPPSCCAALDAGRQQRALRLLREAFAVHISERLPARAGR; encoded by the coding sequence ATGATCAGCCGTTTCGATTTCCCCGGCGGCGCGCGCCTGGCGGCCGCCGCGCTGCCGGTGGCCGAGCGCATCGCCCAGGTGCGTGCGCGCTTCCATCGCCGTGGCTGGCCGGTGCTGTTCGCCAACGACAACTTCGCCGACTGGCGCACCGATTTCGAAGGCCTGTGGACGCTGTGCGCCGACCCGAAACAGCGCGGCGCGCGCATCGCCGCCTGCCTGGCGCCGCGCCCGCAGGACTACTACGTGCTCAAGCCCAAGCACTCCGCCTTCCTCGGCTCGGCCCTGGCGCTGCTGCTGGCGCGGCTGCAGACCACCCACCTGCTGGTCACCGGCATCGCCACCGACGCCTGCGTGCTGGCCACCGCGATCGACGCGCGCATGCGCGACTTCCAGGTGCAGGTGCCGCCGTCGTGCTGCGCGGCGCTGGACGCCGGGCGCCAGCAACGGGCGCTGCGGCTGCTGCGCGAGGCGTTCGCGGTGCACATCAGCGAGCGGCTGCCGGCGCGCGCGGGCCGATGA
- the mdoH gene encoding glucans biosynthesis glucosyltransferase MdoH yields the protein MSAVAPTPAVPVDPPLDAGQAVLPPEAPLAMPLQSLQEGKLRNKRLPSTPVGIGWRRFYVFGTTAAMTAYASWLICKVLLIGGVSVLEACLMVLFIPLFAWIALSFVSALAGFFTLVFGKGRKLGIDPDAPLPVVRNRTALLMPTYNEDPHRLMAGLQAIYESVEATGQIERFDFFILSDTTRPAVGAEEEKVYAELVERVGGHGRLFYRRRASNAGRKAGNIADWVRRFGGAYPQMLILDADSLMTGDSIVRLAAGMEANPDVGLIQTLPEVVNGNTLFARMQQFGGRVYGPVIAFGVAWWHGSESNYWGHNAMIRTEAFAAQAGLPSLPGRKPFCGHVLSHDFVEAALMRRGGWAMHMVPYLQGSYEEGPPTLTDLLVRDRRWCQGNLQHSKVVRARGLHWVSRMHMLIGIGHYFTAPMWGMLMLIGIAIPLQNGGFDLVASVISPFSPARYWHQQDSTRVAWVFAVTMFVLLAPKVMGYFAMLLKPGERRGCGGGVRAFASMLLETLLAALMAPVVMYVQSRGVAEVLAGKDSGWDAQQRDDGRISWSALLRSYGGLSAFGLLMGGMAYAVSPSLAAWMAPVVIGMALAVPVVAISSSRAAGLWLRKLRILAIPEESQPPAVLLRAAELRREAAARRAEAEAQAQG from the coding sequence ATGAGCGCGGTCGCCCCCACACCGGCCGTGCCCGTCGATCCGCCCTTGGATGCCGGCCAGGCGGTCCTGCCGCCCGAAGCGCCGCTGGCCATGCCGCTGCAGTCGCTGCAGGAAGGCAAGCTGCGCAACAAGCGCCTGCCCAGCACCCCGGTCGGGATCGGCTGGCGGCGCTTCTACGTGTTCGGCACCACCGCGGCGATGACCGCCTACGCCAGCTGGCTGATCTGCAAGGTGCTGCTGATCGGCGGCGTGAGCGTGCTCGAAGCCTGCCTGATGGTGCTGTTCATTCCGTTGTTCGCCTGGATCGCGCTGTCCTTCGTCAGCGCCCTGGCCGGCTTCTTCACCCTGGTGTTCGGCAAGGGCCGCAAGCTCGGCATCGACCCCGACGCGCCGCTGCCGGTCGTGCGCAACCGCACTGCGCTGCTGATGCCCACCTACAACGAGGATCCGCACCGGCTGATGGCCGGCCTGCAGGCGATCTACGAGTCGGTGGAGGCCACCGGCCAGATCGAGCGCTTCGATTTCTTCATCCTCAGCGACACCACGCGCCCGGCGGTCGGCGCGGAAGAAGAAAAGGTGTACGCCGAGTTGGTGGAGCGCGTCGGCGGCCACGGCCGGCTGTTCTACCGGCGCCGCGCCAGCAACGCCGGTCGCAAGGCCGGCAACATCGCCGACTGGGTGCGCCGCTTCGGTGGCGCCTACCCGCAGATGCTGATCCTGGACGCCGACAGCCTGATGACCGGCGACAGCATCGTGCGCCTGGCCGCCGGCATGGAGGCCAACCCCGACGTGGGCCTGATCCAGACCCTGCCGGAAGTGGTCAACGGCAACACCTTGTTCGCGCGCATGCAGCAGTTCGGCGGCCGCGTCTACGGCCCGGTGATCGCCTTCGGCGTGGCCTGGTGGCACGGTTCGGAAAGCAACTACTGGGGCCACAACGCGATGATCCGCACCGAGGCCTTCGCCGCGCAGGCCGGCCTGCCGTCGCTGCCCGGGCGCAAGCCGTTCTGCGGCCACGTGCTCAGCCACGACTTCGTCGAGGCGGCGCTGATGCGCCGCGGTGGCTGGGCCATGCACATGGTGCCGTACCTGCAGGGCAGCTACGAGGAAGGCCCGCCGACGCTGACCGACCTGCTGGTGCGCGACCGCCGCTGGTGCCAGGGCAACCTGCAGCACTCCAAGGTGGTGCGCGCACGCGGCCTGCACTGGGTCAGCCGCATGCACATGCTGATCGGCATCGGCCATTACTTCACCGCGCCGATGTGGGGCATGCTGATGCTGATCGGCATCGCCATTCCGCTGCAGAACGGCGGGTTCGACCTGGTCGCTTCGGTGATCTCGCCGTTCTCGCCGGCGCGCTACTGGCACCAGCAGGATTCCACGCGGGTGGCCTGGGTGTTCGCGGTGACCATGTTCGTGCTGCTGGCGCCCAAGGTGATGGGCTACTTCGCGATGCTGCTCAAGCCCGGCGAACGCCGCGGCTGCGGCGGCGGGGTGCGCGCCTTCGCGAGCATGCTGCTGGAAACGCTGCTGGCCGCGCTGATGGCGCCGGTGGTGATGTACGTGCAGTCGCGCGGCGTCGCCGAAGTGCTGGCCGGCAAGGACTCGGGCTGGGATGCGCAGCAGCGCGACGACGGCCGTATTTCGTGGTCGGCGCTGTTGCGCAGCTACGGCGGACTCAGCGCGTTCGGCCTGCTGATGGGCGGCATGGCCTATGCCGTGTCGCCGTCGCTGGCGGCGTGGATGGCGCCGGTGGTGATCGGCATGGCGCTGGCGGTGCCGGTGGTGGCGATCAGTTCCTCGCGGGCCGCCGGCCTGTGGCTGCGCAAGTTGCGCATCCTCGCCATTCCCGAGGAATCGCAGCCGCCGGCGGTGCTGCTGCGCGCCGCGGAACTGCGCCGCGAGGCCGCTGCGCGCCGTGCCGAGGCCGAGGCGCAGGCCCAGGGCTGA
- a CDS encoding alpha/beta hydrolase, whose product MLETVEHETGAAPAWTVLWLHGLGADGNDFAPLVPELLRPHWPAMRFVFPHAPVRAVTINNGVRMRAWYDIVSMDFSNRADSAGVAESVAQVEELIAREDARGVPAERLLLAGFSQGGAITLATGLRRERPLAGLIGLSTYLPELESVARWHAPAALRQPLFMAHGQGDPVIPQTYAERTAQTLQALGMPVQWRRYPMAHQVCAEEIADLGDWMDACLAGT is encoded by the coding sequence ATGCTGGAAACAGTGGAACACGAGACCGGCGCTGCGCCGGCCTGGACCGTCCTGTGGCTGCATGGCCTGGGCGCCGACGGCAACGATTTCGCGCCGCTGGTGCCGGAACTGCTGCGGCCGCACTGGCCCGCCATGCGTTTCGTGTTCCCGCACGCGCCGGTGCGGGCGGTGACGATCAACAACGGCGTGCGCATGCGCGCCTGGTACGACATCGTCAGCATGGATTTCTCCAATCGCGCCGACAGCGCCGGCGTCGCCGAATCGGTGGCCCAGGTCGAGGAACTGATCGCGCGCGAGGACGCGCGCGGCGTGCCGGCCGAGCGCCTGCTGCTGGCCGGCTTTTCCCAGGGCGGCGCGATCACCCTGGCCACCGGCCTGCGCCGCGAACGGCCGCTGGCCGGCCTGATCGGCCTGTCCACCTATCTGCCCGAACTGGAGAGCGTCGCCCGCTGGCACGCGCCGGCCGCCCTGCGGCAACCGCTGTTCATGGCCCATGGCCAGGGCGACCCGGTGATCCCGCAGACGTACGCCGAGCGCACCGCGCAGACCCTGCAGGCGCTGGGCATGCCGGTGCAGTGGCGGCGCTACCCGATGGCGCACCAGGTCTGCGCCGAGGAAATCGCCGACCTGGGCGACTGGATGGATGCCTGCCTCGCCGGCACCTGA
- a CDS encoding ester cyclase yields the protein MTVSDPKTVVRRFNKDVIEGGDRAAFEALMAPGFVNRSAPPGAPAGSESMWSTFHDILRPALAGLTVTIHDQVAEGDKVTTRKTVSGRHTGTLFGVEPTGKMVSIDVIDIVRVEDGRYVEHWGINTLQTVLAGLQRA from the coding sequence ATGACCGTATCCGATCCAAAGACGGTGGTACGCCGCTTCAACAAGGATGTGATCGAAGGCGGTGATCGCGCCGCATTCGAGGCGCTGATGGCGCCGGGGTTCGTCAATCGATCCGCCCCGCCCGGCGCTCCTGCAGGAAGCGAGAGCATGTGGAGCACCTTCCATGACATTCTCCGGCCCGCATTGGCCGGATTGACGGTGACGATTCACGACCAGGTCGCCGAGGGCGACAAGGTGACCACCCGCAAGACCGTGTCAGGCAGGCACACAGGGACGCTGTTCGGGGTGGAGCCGACCGGGAAGATGGTCAGCATCGACGTGATCGACATCGTGCGGGTCGAGGACGGCCGCTATGTCGAGCACTGGGGAATCAACACCCTGCAGACCGTGCTCGCTGGCTTGCAGCGCGCGTAG